One part of the Xanthocytophaga agilis genome encodes these proteins:
- a CDS encoding BamA/TamA family outer membrane protein codes for MLVYLFSLWLSLSSCSTQALPATSIPDEPFLVIHTIHIEGNKKTNAAVIMRELDIAPGDTLPGSQIDLVLKRNKNKIFNTNLFNSVELLLQPNEFGNIDLVIQVAERWYIFPMVILELGDRNFNEWWSERGRDLRRLNYGLRIAHKNVFGNGEELRAVAQFGFTKRFDLAYTIRNLDKARKNGLGFLVSYATNKNMAYQTEGNKLEFLNTNEVMRERFFTSVRFSRRPQFYNQHSIEGRFHYNTISDSIAKLNPDYFLHGQTRQHYFQLTYEFVNDRRDLVAYPLRGHYLEFELTRAGLLPADNFDKTSLRVNFALYRPLGKKFFWNMNIQGMTSYPSLQPYAQYRALGFGFEYLRGYERYIVDGQHFGFAKFTFKRELLSTEVSIPGFRIQQFSTIPISLYLTTFGDFGYVVDPTHNPGNGLLANKLIYSTGAGIDIVTFYNVVIRFNYAVNRLGDKGIFFNFVRDI; via the coding sequence ATGTTGGTATATTTGTTTAGCTTATGGTTAAGTCTCTCGTCCTGCAGTACGCAGGCGCTGCCCGCCACTTCTATTCCTGATGAACCATTTCTGGTTATACATACTATTCATATAGAAGGAAATAAAAAAACCAATGCGGCGGTTATTATGCGGGAACTAGATATTGCTCCAGGAGATACACTGCCAGGTTCTCAGATTGATCTTGTTCTCAAGCGAAATAAAAATAAGATATTCAACACTAATCTTTTTAATAGTGTTGAGCTATTGTTGCAGCCTAATGAATTTGGCAACATTGATCTGGTTATTCAGGTAGCCGAACGATGGTATATATTTCCCATGGTGATTCTGGAGCTGGGAGATCGTAACTTTAACGAGTGGTGGAGTGAAAGGGGTCGAGATCTCCGACGCCTGAACTATGGACTCAGAATAGCACACAAAAATGTATTTGGCAATGGAGAAGAGCTCCGTGCAGTAGCACAATTTGGATTTACCAAACGTTTTGATCTGGCCTATACAATCCGTAATCTGGATAAAGCCCGTAAAAATGGTTTAGGTTTTCTGGTAAGCTATGCGACAAACAAGAATATGGCTTATCAGACGGAAGGAAATAAGCTGGAGTTCCTCAATACCAATGAAGTTATGCGGGAACGCTTTTTCACATCTGTCCGTTTCTCAAGACGCCCTCAGTTCTATAATCAACATAGCATAGAAGGACGCTTCCACTACAATACTATTTCTGACTCCATAGCCAAGCTCAATCCTGATTATTTTCTGCATGGACAAACGCGTCAGCATTACTTTCAGTTAACCTATGAGTTTGTTAATGACCGACGTGATCTGGTAGCCTATCCTCTGCGTGGCCACTACTTAGAGTTTGAACTTACACGTGCAGGCTTGTTACCTGCTGATAATTTTGATAAAACATCTTTACGGGTAAACTTTGCACTTTATCGCCCTCTGGGAAAAAAGTTCTTCTGGAATATGAATATTCAGGGTATGACCTCCTACCCTTCCCTACAACCATATGCTCAATATAGAGCACTGGGTTTTGGATTTGAATATCTGCGGGGATATGAACGATATATTGTGGATGGTCAACATTTTGGATTTGCCAAGTTCACCTTCAAACGTGAATTGTTATCAACTGAGGTTAGTATTCCAGGATTCCGGATACAACAGTTTTCAACAATTCCAATTAGTCTTTACCTGACTACATTTGGTGATTTTGGGTATGTAGTAGACCCTACTCATAATCCTGGCAATGGCCTTCTGGCTAACAAACTGATTTACAGCACAGGTGCAGGAATTGATATTGTTACATTTTACAACGTAGTGATCCGCTTTAACTATGCTGTAAACCGACTGGGAGACAAAGGAATCTTCTTCAACTTTGTGCGGGATATATAG
- a CDS encoding glycosyltransferase family 9 protein: MKVLIIRFSAIGDIVLASPAIRCLRKSFPDAEIHFLTKKSFKAVTEANPYVNRFYYYDKSVRELLPELKQASFDYIIDLQNNGRSLRIKKALPAKAYTINKLNIQKFLLTTFRLDFMPKRHITQRSLDVIREIGAEDDGLGLDYFVPIADEVNWTTLPVTHQQGYVAIVIGASYPTKKMPVHKLKELCTKLPFPVVLLGGKEESKEGEQIASVDSAKVFNGCGKFNLNQSADMVRKSTLVISHDTGLQYVASAFQKPTLAIWGSTSPKLDVEPYYGSSFQNTGQLPMYENIQVPGLKCQPCSKYGNRRCPLGHFNCMEKQDIDLIVAKVQAKISDLQVVLPKYKTEVS, encoded by the coding sequence ATGAAAGTATTAATTATTCGTTTTTCTGCTATTGGTGATATTGTCCTGGCATCTCCTGCCATTCGGTGTCTGCGGAAAAGTTTTCCTGATGCAGAAATCCATTTTCTTACCAAGAAATCATTCAAAGCAGTTACTGAAGCCAATCCATATGTAAATCGTTTTTACTATTACGATAAAAGTGTCAGAGAGTTACTTCCTGAATTGAAACAAGCCAGTTTTGATTACATTATAGATCTTCAGAACAATGGGCGATCTTTACGAATCAAAAAAGCTTTACCTGCCAAAGCCTATACTATCAACAAGCTTAATATCCAGAAATTCCTGTTAACTACGTTCCGGCTCGATTTTATGCCGAAACGACATATTACCCAGCGAAGTCTGGATGTGATTCGTGAAATCGGGGCAGAAGATGATGGTCTGGGACTCGATTATTTTGTCCCGATAGCAGATGAGGTAAATTGGACTACATTGCCAGTAACACATCAGCAAGGCTATGTGGCAATCGTCATTGGTGCTTCTTATCCTACTAAAAAGATGCCTGTACATAAACTAAAAGAGTTGTGTACCAAACTTCCTTTTCCTGTTGTCTTGTTAGGAGGGAAAGAAGAGAGTAAAGAAGGTGAACAGATTGCATCTGTAGATTCAGCAAAAGTTTTTAATGGATGTGGCAAGTTTAATCTGAATCAGTCGGCAGATATGGTACGCAAGTCTACACTGGTTATCTCACATGATACCGGTTTACAATACGTAGCCAGTGCATTTCAGAAACCGACATTAGCTATCTGGGGCAGTACTTCGCCTAAACTGGATGTGGAGCCTTATTATGGAAGTTCCTTTCAGAATACAGGTCAGTTGCCTATGTATGAAAATATACAGGTGCCAGGGCTCAAATGCCAGCCTTGTAGTAAATATGGTAACAGGAGATGTCCTTTGGGACATTTTAACTGTATGGAAAAACAGGATATAGATCTGATTGTGGCTAAAGTACAAGCAAAGATATCTGACTTACAGGTTGTCTTACCTAAATATAAGACAGAAGTTAGCTAA
- a CDS encoding DUF1361 domain-containing protein yields the protein MKLSLIQKPIHFLLLLSGICCLMLVWRLISSESLQYSFMAWNLFLAWVPLLIMLFIQNYEPVYVNKYVVIAVGLAFWLLFLPNAPYIITDLMHLRYRKGYTLWYDCLMVFSFASVGMYTGLYSMLLAHKLVNRLFGPSFGWTLILGSLGLSGFGIYLGRFSRWNSWDLFLQPHHLFMDILRQAFNPAALKLSVAFALVMVLFYFVFLSFIQLAKHESAS from the coding sequence ATGAAACTATCACTCATTCAGAAACCTATTCACTTCCTATTATTATTATCAGGCATCTGTTGTCTTATGTTAGTCTGGAGATTAATCTCCTCAGAGTCTCTTCAATACAGCTTTATGGCCTGGAATCTATTTCTTGCCTGGGTTCCGTTACTGATTATGTTATTCATCCAGAATTACGAACCCGTGTACGTGAACAAGTATGTAGTGATAGCAGTAGGTTTAGCTTTCTGGCTCTTGTTTCTCCCCAATGCTCCTTATATTATAACAGATTTGATGCATTTACGTTATCGGAAAGGGTATACGCTTTGGTATGATTGCCTTATGGTATTCTCATTTGCCTCTGTAGGTATGTATACAGGCCTTTATTCCATGTTACTGGCACATAAGCTTGTTAATCGGTTATTTGGTCCATCGTTTGGCTGGACGCTGATTCTAGGTTCTCTTGGATTAAGTGGCTTTGGCATATACCTGGGCCGTTTCAGTCGCTGGAATAGCTGGGATTTGTTTCTACAACCACATCATCTATTCATGGATATACTTAGGCAGGCGTTTAATCCAGCCGCACTTAAGTTATCGGTAGCATTTGCACTGGTGATGGTATTGTTTTACTTTGTTTTTTTAAGTTTCATTCAACTAGCCAAACATGAATCTGCTTCGTAG
- a CDS encoding diacylglycerol kinase family protein, translating to MNLLRSAIKSLQKTFRSFRFAIRGIGFVIQYENNTRIHLLASLASIIVGMLLKLNYIEWTIIITQIVLVWSAEAFNSAIEKIVDFISPDFHPKAGAIKDIAAGAVLFIAIGAAITGLIIFGHKIWILIA from the coding sequence ATGAATCTGCTTCGTAGTGCAATAAAGAGTCTGCAAAAAACATTTCGAAGTTTCCGGTTTGCGATACGGGGTATTGGCTTTGTGATCCAATATGAAAACAATACCCGTATTCATCTACTTGCCTCATTGGCATCCATTATCGTAGGAATGCTACTCAAACTTAACTACATTGAGTGGACCATTATCATTACTCAGATAGTACTTGTGTGGTCAGCAGAAGCCTTCAATAGTGCAATAGAAAAAATTGTAGATTTTATTTCTCCAGATTTCCATCCCAAAGCAGGGGCCATTAAAGATATTGCAGCAGGAGCCGTTTTATTTATTGCCATAGGAGCGGCTATCACAGGGCTTATCATCTTTGGCCATAAAATTTGGATACTGATAGCTTGA
- the trxA gene encoding thioredoxin, producing the protein MGKAIEINDSNFDQIIAGDQPVMIDFWADWCGPCKIIAPAVEELAADFEGKAIVGKLDVQNNSQIPHRFGIRNIPTLLIFKNGQVIDKQVGVAPKAILAQKLNAAMEESVK; encoded by the coding sequence ATGGGAAAAGCAATCGAAATTAACGATTCTAACTTTGATCAGATCATTGCTGGTGATCAACCTGTAATGATAGACTTCTGGGCTGACTGGTGTGGTCCTTGTAAAATAATAGCACCTGCTGTAGAAGAGCTGGCAGCAGATTTCGAAGGAAAAGCTATCGTTGGTAAACTGGACGTGCAGAATAACTCTCAGATCCCTCATCGTTTCGGAATTCGTAACATCCCAACGCTATTGATCTTTAAAAATGGTCAAGTGATAGACAAGCAGGTTGGTGTTGCTCCCAAGGCAATCTTAGCTCAGAAACTTAACGCAGCAATGGAAGAAAGCGTAAAATAA
- a CDS encoding C40 family peptidase: protein MKTLQSLLLSHILFFTLMSGIAQNSDKYHYNQVYDYSGSDIVPYNYNADELTKLAKSFIGVPYIAEGKEPSGFDCSGFTFYVYKQFGIYLPYFSSEQGSIGSQVYMEEAQPGDLIFFTGSDPYTSTVGHVGIVVSKKGEKLAWVHATTSKGVRMDTMANTYYKARFLAIRRVAN, encoded by the coding sequence ATGAAAACGCTACAAAGCCTATTACTCTCTCACATTCTATTCTTTACACTTATGTCAGGAATAGCCCAAAACAGTGATAAATACCACTATAATCAGGTGTATGATTATAGTGGTAGTGACATTGTTCCCTATAATTACAACGCAGATGAATTAACAAAACTTGCCAAAAGTTTTATTGGAGTGCCTTATATCGCTGAAGGAAAAGAACCCTCAGGATTTGATTGCTCTGGTTTTACCTTTTATGTCTACAAACAATTTGGTATCTATCTTCCCTATTTCTCCAGCGAACAGGGTTCTATTGGCAGTCAGGTATATATGGAGGAAGCACAACCTGGTGATCTTATATTCTTTACAGGATCTGATCCTTATACCTCCACAGTAGGACATGTGGGTATTGTTGTTTCCAAGAAAGGAGAAAAACTTGCCTGGGTCCATGCCACTACAAGCAAAGGTGTACGTATGGATACTATGGCTAATACCTATTATAAAGCTCGCTTCCTGGCAATCAGACGAGTAGCTAACTAG
- a CDS encoding CBS domain-containing protein codes for MMVQQLLNYKSIDTVWSVRSMSNVYDALVMMNEKNIGAVLVIDDDHLVGIFSERDYARKGILQGRASQQTYIFEVMTKKVITVTPQDKIEYCMKLMSEGHFRHLPVVQEDTVVGVISITDILDAIIREQKARISSLESYITGTPL; via the coding sequence ATGATGGTACAACAGCTTTTGAATTACAAGTCGATTGACACGGTTTGGTCAGTACGTTCTATGTCCAATGTATATGATGCATTGGTGATGATGAACGAGAAGAATATTGGAGCCGTGTTGGTAATTGATGATGATCATCTGGTTGGGATCTTCTCAGAAAGAGATTATGCACGTAAAGGTATCCTGCAGGGACGCGCTTCTCAGCAAACGTACATTTTTGAAGTAATGACTAAAAAAGTCATTACAGTTACGCCTCAGGATAAAATTGAGTATTGTATGAAACTGATGTCAGAGGGACATTTCAGACATTTACCCGTTGTTCAGGAAGATACTGTAGTAGGTGTGATTTCCATTACAGATATTTTAGATGCGATCATCAGAGAGCAAAAAGCAAGAATATCTTCTCTGGAAAGCTATATTACGGGGACACCTTTATAG
- a CDS encoding response regulator transcription factor, translating to MKKIRVVLADDHTIVRNGIRSILEEFEEIEIAGEASNGAEAVEKVKSLSPDILMVDIAMPLLNGIQVTQEISQLGLSTRCLILSMHNNEDYIMKSIEAGAGGYLLKDTTREEMLHALLTVNQGEKYFSQSVSNIIVNAYLHKVKQPDNVKDKRTKPSKKEKVVLKYIVDGLNSREIAEKLNLSVRTVDNHRASMMRRLGVKNAVELVRVAMEQKLI from the coding sequence ATGAAAAAAATCAGAGTTGTATTGGCTGACGACCATACTATTGTTAGAAATGGGATTCGTTCCATTCTGGAAGAATTTGAGGAAATTGAAATTGCAGGAGAAGCCTCAAATGGAGCAGAAGCTGTAGAAAAGGTGAAAAGTTTGTCGCCCGATATATTAATGGTAGATATTGCAATGCCTTTGTTAAATGGAATTCAGGTTACTCAGGAGATCAGTCAGTTGGGCTTATCCACCCGTTGCCTAATCCTCTCGATGCATAATAATGAGGATTACATTATGAAATCTATTGAAGCCGGTGCAGGTGGCTATTTGCTAAAAGATACAACACGTGAAGAAATGCTGCACGCTTTGCTGACAGTGAATCAGGGGGAAAAATACTTTAGTCAGTCGGTTTCCAATATCATTGTGAACGCCTACCTGCATAAAGTAAAACAACCTGATAATGTAAAAGATAAGCGGACCAAGCCCTCAAAGAAGGAGAAAGTAGTGCTCAAATATATTGTAGATGGACTTAACAGCCGGGAGATTGCAGAGAAATTAAATCTGAGTGTACGCACTGTAGACAATCATAGAGCCAGCATGATGAGACGGCTGGGAGTTAAAAATGCAGTAGAGCTGGTACGTGTTGCAATGGAACAAAAACTGATCTAA
- a CDS encoding histidine kinase, whose amino-acid sequence MSHTLLDKNIYRKFTRLYIIALTIVAFLSILGQVLVQIMIHNQSNDSWIINYAGRQRFQSQAIAKITVILADRGNQVDTAFYRGELRNWIRSWSKYHHELKSGKLTDLNVFVKNSREIERMFQDIDPDFEAVRRSARNVQHELMYPGPASKARIDNDIAFLLSHERLFLQKMEKIVAQYGEEAKAKIDHLRSIEISLLIITLVVLLLEALFVFRPAVYKLRQTILALIDAEYHTREMNEELKSLNQSLEETREELIAATQLKYTREIEEQRMRTAYVIQGQEEERKRLARDLHDDLGQMLTALKLGIENLDGGAEWTPKGRKRLDDIKQLIAQTINEVRMVSFNLMPSVLNDFGIVSALRLLTSQVDASSSSVQVLFHSNLTEERFSKDVEISLYRIAQESLNNAIKYAEADSIRVELLLKRKMLYLNIIDDGKGFNYSEFQQKAPKDRAYHGLMHMKERARLINGELTISSTIDEGTQIHVIVPLPNAKK is encoded by the coding sequence GTGAGTCATACACTACTGGATAAAAATATTTATCGGAAGTTTACTCGACTGTACATCATTGCGCTGACCATAGTGGCATTTTTATCCATATTGGGTCAGGTGTTGGTACAGATAATGATTCACAACCAATCCAATGATTCATGGATTATTAATTATGCTGGTAGGCAGCGATTTCAGAGCCAGGCTATTGCAAAGATAACAGTAATATTGGCTGACAGAGGGAACCAGGTAGATACAGCTTTTTATCGGGGCGAGTTACGCAACTGGATTCGTTCATGGTCTAAATACCATCATGAACTGAAAAGTGGGAAGTTGACAGACTTGAATGTATTTGTTAAGAATAGCAGAGAGATAGAACGGATGTTTCAGGACATAGATCCGGATTTTGAAGCTGTTCGTCGTAGTGCCAGAAATGTTCAGCATGAACTAATGTATCCGGGACCTGCATCAAAAGCACGGATTGATAACGATATAGCATTTCTTCTCTCACATGAAAGATTGTTTCTTCAGAAGATGGAGAAGATTGTGGCTCAATATGGAGAAGAGGCTAAAGCCAAAATAGATCATCTGAGAAGCATTGAGATAAGCCTTCTGATCATAACATTAGTAGTTCTGTTGCTGGAGGCTTTGTTTGTATTCCGTCCTGCTGTCTATAAACTGCGTCAGACCATTCTGGCATTGATAGATGCTGAATACCATACACGTGAGATGAACGAGGAATTGAAGTCGCTTAATCAGTCACTGGAAGAGACTCGTGAGGAACTTATTGCGGCTACTCAGTTAAAATATACAAGAGAAATCGAAGAGCAGCGTATGCGTACTGCCTATGTAATACAGGGGCAGGAAGAGGAACGGAAACGTCTTGCCCGCGATTTACACGATGATTTGGGCCAAATGTTAACTGCATTGAAACTTGGGATAGAAAATCTGGATGGTGGTGCTGAATGGACGCCTAAGGGGCGGAAAAGATTGGATGATATTAAGCAGTTGATAGCTCAGACAATCAATGAAGTACGGATGGTTTCATTTAATCTGATGCCCTCTGTATTAAATGATTTTGGAATTGTATCTGCCTTGCGACTGCTGACTTCACAGGTAGATGCTTCTTCTTCCTCGGTTCAGGTACTTTTCCATTCAAATCTAACCGAAGAGCGATTTTCGAAAGATGTGGAAATAAGTTTATACCGGATTGCACAGGAATCTCTCAATAATGCGATTAAATATGCAGAGGCAGACAGTATCAGAGTGGAACTGTTGTTAAAACGGAAAATGCTTTACCTGAATATTATAGATGATGGAAAAGGATTTAACTATTCAGAGTTTCAACAAAAAGCACCAAAAGATAGAGCCTACCATGGATTGATGCATATGAAGGAAAGAGCCAGATTAATTAATGGCGAACTAACGATTTCATCAACTATAGATGAAGGCACTCAGATACATGTAATTGTGCCTTTGCCCAATGCTAAGAAATAA
- a CDS encoding bifunctional precorrin-2 dehydrogenase/sirohydrochlorin ferrochelatase gives MNTQEGNLLFPVFLKLEEMQLLIVGGGNVGLEKLSAVVKNSPATPVTMVATWFAEETRELASAYANVIILEKSFEPEDLDGKDLVIAATGIREMSEQIRTEAHKRKILVNIADTPDLCDFYLGSIVTKGDLKIAISTNGKSPTLAKRIREYLEEALPDTTQQLLDNLQKIRMQINGDFQAKLQALNELTEKVFKK, from the coding sequence ATGAATACCCAAGAAGGTAATTTATTGTTTCCTGTATTTCTCAAACTGGAAGAAATGCAATTGTTGATAGTTGGAGGAGGAAATGTAGGATTAGAAAAGCTATCAGCTGTAGTGAAAAATAGTCCGGCAACACCTGTTACTATGGTTGCAACCTGGTTTGCAGAAGAAACCAGAGAGCTTGCATCAGCATACGCAAATGTTATAATACTTGAAAAAAGCTTTGAACCTGAAGATCTGGATGGGAAAGATCTGGTCATTGCTGCTACTGGAATCAGAGAGATGAGTGAACAAATAAGGACAGAAGCACATAAACGTAAAATACTGGTAAATATAGCTGATACTCCTGATCTATGCGATTTTTATCTTGGATCTATTGTCACAAAGGGTGATTTGAAAATAGCGATATCGACAAATGGTAAGTCTCCCACACTGGCTAAACGTATCAGAGAATATTTAGAGGAAGCGTTGCCAGATACCACCCAACAGTTACTGGATAATCTGCAAAAGATCAGAATGCAGATTAATGGCGACTTCCAGGCCAAACTCCAGGCATTAAACGAATTAACAGAAAAGGTATTCAAAAAATAA
- a CDS encoding DUF420 domain-containing protein: MSTITHQQQKSYQKLINILSIAIPVAVAVLLGIRQRIDLGLWTKTLPHINGVINSITSIALIIGLIAIKQKNIGLHRIIMLIAFILGSVFLVSYVLYHISNASTPFGGEGWVRSVYFFLLISHIVLSIVVVRFVLLAVYYALSNQIDRHKKIVKWAYPIWLYVSVTGVIVYLMISPYYS; this comes from the coding sequence ATGAGCACAATCACACATCAACAGCAAAAATCCTATCAGAAACTGATCAACATACTTTCTATTGCTATTCCTGTAGCAGTAGCGGTGTTGCTGGGTATCCGTCAGCGAATTGATCTGGGACTATGGACAAAAACATTACCGCATATCAATGGGGTCATTAATTCAATAACTTCAATAGCACTGATTATTGGATTGATTGCTATTAAGCAAAAAAACATTGGTCTTCACCGTATTATCATGTTAATTGCCTTTATACTTGGATCAGTATTTCTGGTTAGTTATGTATTATACCATATCTCAAATGCATCTACGCCATTTGGTGGAGAAGGTTGGGTACGATCTGTATACTTCTTTTTATTGATAAGTCACATTGTTTTATCAATTGTTGTGGTACGATTTGTACTATTAGCGGTCTATTATGCGTTAAGTAATCAGATAGATCGTCACAAAAAAATTGTGAAGTGGGCATATCCTATCTGGCTATATGTATCAGTAACAGGAGTAATTGTTTATCTGATGATTAGTCCATATTATAGTTAA